The following proteins are encoded in a genomic region of Burkholderia pyrrocinia:
- a CDS encoding OmpA family protein, whose translation MHRMNHARRAGVSTVFAALLAAGLFASGASFAQNTGATVTPVGNGTVATTALPSSNTNPGAAPATASGTVVHGTAGTLTPPPANAAPGQVVVGGKVPDEGTKAAVLQKLRDTYGATNVVDQIEVGDVATPPNWSANVQKLLGAQLKQISKGQLKINGTQIEMKGEVHNEAQRQQLASDMANTLNPTYTIKNGLRVSASEQGVLDQTLANRTIEFETGSATLTPQGRLILDQMAAALSKMQNRTVDIIGHTDNSGNRTSNIALSQARADAVKGYLITKSIPPQQMTTTGVGPDQPIAPNDTADGRARNRRIEFRVGQ comes from the coding sequence ATGCACCGCATGAATCACGCACGACGCGCAGGCGTTTCGACTGTCTTCGCCGCCCTCCTCGCCGCCGGCCTGTTCGCGAGCGGCGCGAGCTTCGCGCAGAACACCGGCGCGACCGTCACGCCGGTCGGCAACGGCACGGTAGCGACGACCGCGCTGCCGTCGTCGAACACGAACCCCGGCGCCGCGCCGGCAACCGCGTCCGGCACGGTGGTGCACGGCACGGCCGGCACCCTCACGCCGCCGCCCGCGAACGCGGCGCCAGGCCAGGTGGTCGTCGGCGGCAAGGTGCCCGACGAGGGGACCAAGGCCGCCGTGCTGCAGAAGCTGCGCGATACCTATGGCGCGACGAACGTCGTCGACCAGATCGAGGTCGGCGACGTCGCGACGCCGCCGAACTGGAGCGCGAACGTGCAGAAGCTGCTCGGCGCGCAACTCAAGCAGATCAGCAAGGGGCAGTTGAAGATCAACGGCACGCAGATCGAGATGAAGGGCGAGGTGCACAACGAGGCGCAGCGCCAGCAGCTCGCGAGCGACATGGCGAACACGCTGAACCCGACGTACACGATCAAGAACGGGCTGCGTGTGTCGGCATCCGAGCAGGGTGTGCTCGACCAGACGCTCGCGAACCGGACGATCGAGTTCGAGACCGGCAGCGCGACGCTGACGCCGCAGGGCCGGCTGATTCTCGACCAGATGGCGGCAGCACTCTCGAAGATGCAGAACCGCACGGTCGACATCATCGGCCACACCGACAACTCGGGGAACCGGACGTCGAACATCGCGCTGAGCCAGGCGCGCGCGGACGCGGTGAAGGGTTATCTGATCACGAAGAGCATTCCGCCGCAGCAGATGACAACGACGGGCGTCGGGCCGGATCAGCCGATCGCGCCGAATGATACGGCGGATGGAAGGGCGAGGAATCGGAGGATCGAGTTCCGGGTGGGGCAGTAA
- a CDS encoding phage tail protein, with translation MSAPENSNSKTPPSLLSDTKPAGAGGPQQSRILANLEGRVTPPAEPPRRSLKAPIAAVVALVVAVGGWGAWRMQQHSGEQAAAVTAAAAPAATAPAKAAPASDAAVQVAQNAAPAAQPATIVNDDSASQTVASASSAPAADNSRLSRALAGGADDASGAVTAAAAATAAAAATTQTAKADAAKSTKVAAHGKADAKAEARKQHKEQQAELAQAKKRRDATSTRTASAKAAGKDDPDADLLAALVARTKPADKKLAAQKAQAVPTKTAATGSLASRVKACSERGFFEDQLCRWRVCDGQWGKDPACPTAAQAETRQ, from the coding sequence ATGAGTGCGCCGGAAAATTCAAATTCGAAAACTCCGCCCAGCCTGCTGTCCGATACGAAACCGGCCGGCGCGGGAGGACCTCAGCAGTCGCGCATTCTCGCGAATCTGGAAGGCCGTGTCACGCCGCCCGCCGAACCGCCGCGCCGTTCGCTGAAGGCGCCGATCGCCGCAGTCGTGGCATTGGTGGTTGCCGTCGGCGGCTGGGGCGCGTGGCGCATGCAGCAGCATTCGGGCGAGCAGGCCGCCGCTGTCACGGCCGCGGCTGCGCCTGCCGCGACGGCGCCGGCCAAGGCCGCACCGGCCAGCGATGCCGCCGTGCAGGTCGCGCAGAATGCCGCGCCCGCCGCGCAACCGGCCACGATCGTCAACGACGATTCGGCCTCCCAGACCGTTGCGTCCGCATCGTCCGCGCCCGCCGCGGACAACAGCCGCCTGTCGCGCGCGCTCGCCGGTGGCGCCGACGACGCATCGGGCGCGGTCACGGCTGCTGCAGCCGCCACGGCCGCCGCGGCCGCGACGACCCAAACCGCGAAGGCCGACGCCGCGAAGAGCACGAAGGTCGCGGCGCACGGCAAGGCCGATGCGAAGGCCGAGGCCCGCAAGCAACACAAGGAGCAGCAGGCCGAGCTCGCGCAGGCGAAGAAGCGCCGCGATGCGACGTCGACCCGTACCGCGAGCGCGAAGGCGGCCGGCAAGGACGATCCGGATGCGGATCTGCTCGCGGCGCTCGTCGCGCGCACGAAGCCGGCCGACAAGAAACTCGCCGCGCAGAAGGCGCAGGCCGTGCCGACCAAGACGGCGGCGACCGGCTCGCTGGCGTCGCGCGTGAAGGCGTGTTCGGAGCGCGGCTTCTTCGAGGATCAGTTGTGCCGCTGGCGCGTCTGCGACGGCCAGTGGGGCAAGGACCCGGCGTGCCCGACCGCCGCGCAGGCGGAGACGCGGCAGTAA
- a CDS encoding lysozyme inhibitor LprI family protein gives MSNAMRYFLFVGAVISLVVSAKAFAIDCGNPPGGVDLESAQANYQCAEKSRRAADSILNQTYKKLLNTLKDDPDSGLIPKTQIISAQRAWVAFRDAECDFRTSVNGGARQWLTVNHAQCLTELTEQRTKVLQDYLKQVMDQ, from the coding sequence ATGAGCAATGCGATGAGGTATTTTTTATTTGTTGGTGCGGTAATTTCCTTGGTCGTTTCTGCAAAGGCATTTGCGATCGATTGTGGAAATCCGCCTGGAGGGGTCGATCTTGAAAGTGCGCAAGCGAATTATCAATGTGCCGAAAAGAGTCGGCGCGCCGCAGATTCGATACTGAATCAAACCTATAAAAAGCTCCTGAATACGCTCAAGGATGATCCTGATAGCGGGCTCATTCCCAAGACGCAGATCATTTCGGCTCAACGAGCTTGGGTGGCATTCCGGGACGCAGAGTGTGATTTTCGAACAAGCGTGAACGGTGGGGCACGTCAATGGCTGACTGTCAATCACGCGCAATGCCTCACGGAATTGACGGAGCAACGAACAAAGGTTCTTCAGGATTACTTGAAACAGGTGATGGATCAGTGA
- a CDS encoding M15 family metallopeptidase, protein MIAVALVAYFALAVAVAALLLLPGIRATVFESVAQFHGRLTRRANDRAARTRSQIVKSASATRGALNDVQNLLVRRRLMITVSAGILATPPLVAIALRGRQLFQYDDTARVPDEKIAALLQGEQLVPPPPLPPEVFATKEVEQVRPALKDASRDWNLLDPDFRTRLLLVYKIMHEQYGYEMALLEGYRSPERQNRLAQMGGNVTNAAAFQSYHQFGLAADNAFLRDGKLVITEKDPWAMRGYQLYGQVAEQVGLTWGGRWKMMDLGHVEYHKPGFKLGRGS, encoded by the coding sequence TTGATTGCCGTCGCACTCGTCGCCTATTTCGCCCTTGCCGTCGCGGTTGCGGCACTGTTGCTTTTACCGGGTATCCGCGCGACCGTTTTCGAATCCGTCGCCCAGTTTCACGGCCGTCTTACGCGCCGTGCGAACGATCGCGCCGCGCGTACGCGAAGTCAGATTGTTAAATCGGCAAGCGCTACGCGCGGCGCTTTAAACGATGTGCAAAATTTACTGGTTCGGCGGCGCTTGATGATTACGGTATCGGCAGGTATTCTTGCGACGCCGCCATTGGTCGCCATTGCGTTACGCGGCCGGCAATTGTTCCAGTACGACGACACGGCGCGCGTGCCCGACGAGAAGATCGCCGCGCTGCTGCAGGGCGAACAGCTCGTGCCGCCCCCGCCGCTGCCGCCGGAAGTCTTCGCCACCAAGGAAGTCGAGCAGGTGCGCCCGGCGCTGAAGGATGCGAGCCGCGACTGGAACCTGCTGGACCCGGATTTCCGTACGCGTTTGCTGCTGGTCTACAAGATCATGCACGAACAATATGGTTATGAAATGGCGCTGCTGGAAGGTTACCGGAGCCCGGAACGGCAGAACCGGCTGGCGCAGATGGGCGGCAACGTAACCAACGCGGCTGCCTTCCAGAGTTATCACCAATTCGGGCTGGCGGCCGACAACGCGTTCCTGCGCGACGGCAAGCTGGTCATTACCGAGAAAGATCCGTGGGCGATGCGCGGCTACCAGTTGTACGGCCAGGTCGCCGAGCAGGTCGGCCTGACCTGGGGGGGCCGATGGAAAATGATGGATCTCGGGCACGTGGAATACCATAAACCCGGTTTTAAACTGGGACGCGGCAGCTAG
- the tagF gene encoding type VI secretion system-associated protein TagF, which translates to MTQTVQAQIAYFGKIPSRGDFVKSAHNPQLLQTLDRWIAQALELLAEDPRWKIVYEDAKPMHFAFLGSRSKLAIAGHMVASHDVSMRRFPFLGATALEVDRPLAFLARSPLAFARLWSRVATQMPPLLGKDEPPGALQALGDTQVPIDVGGPGTSHDGTFNDFVEHQSLYGLQEMLLESGHPVRLRGAMLALGSLLRPVMQSGSSHIERGLTLPLPVDPFYRSLVAAFWLELIAPFVAQADFELAIFIGSIAERERLVIGFNGASAKTLLSVVDPQTYAAHNIDIDDPEWIDAHAQNDHQISKLVSYLDQPQLSLRVAIDAFREAFIGG; encoded by the coding sequence ATGACGCAAACCGTACAGGCGCAAATCGCCTACTTCGGCAAGATTCCGTCGCGCGGCGACTTCGTGAAGAGCGCGCACAATCCGCAGCTGCTGCAGACGCTCGATCGCTGGATCGCGCAGGCGCTCGAATTGCTCGCGGAAGATCCGCGCTGGAAGATCGTCTACGAGGATGCGAAGCCGATGCATTTCGCGTTCCTCGGCTCGCGCAGCAAGCTCGCGATCGCGGGCCACATGGTCGCGAGCCACGACGTGTCGATGCGCCGCTTCCCGTTCCTCGGCGCAACCGCGCTCGAGGTCGACCGGCCGCTCGCGTTCCTCGCGCGCAGCCCGCTCGCCTTCGCGCGGCTGTGGTCGCGCGTCGCCACGCAGATGCCGCCGCTGCTCGGCAAGGACGAGCCGCCCGGCGCGCTGCAGGCGCTCGGCGACACGCAAGTGCCGATCGATGTCGGCGGCCCCGGCACGTCGCATGACGGCACCTTCAACGATTTCGTCGAACACCAGTCGCTGTACGGCCTCCAGGAGATGCTGCTCGAAAGCGGCCACCCCGTACGGCTGCGCGGCGCGATGCTCGCGCTCGGCTCGCTGCTGCGGCCGGTGATGCAGAGCGGCTCGTCGCACATCGAGCGCGGCCTCACGCTGCCGCTGCCGGTCGATCCGTTCTACCGCAGCCTCGTCGCCGCGTTCTGGCTCGAACTGATCGCGCCGTTCGTCGCGCAGGCCGACTTCGAGCTCGCGATCTTCATCGGCTCGATCGCCGAGCGCGAACGGCTCGTCATCGGCTTCAACGGCGCGTCGGCCAAGACGCTGCTGAGCGTTGTCGACCCGCAGACCTACGCCGCCCACAACATCGACATCGACGATCCCGAGTGGATCGACGCCCATGCGCAAAACGATCACCAGATCAGCAAGCTCGTCAGCTACCTCGACCAACCGCAACTCTCGCTGCGCGTCGCCATCGACGCGTTCCGCGAAGCGTTCATCGGAGGCTGA
- the tssM gene encoding type VI secretion system membrane subunit TssM codes for MQRILNVLTHPRTLSIVGIVALAAILFIVADMLQLPLLWAAIAFAAILALWLVVALWRRWRVKRANQQLGQILEEQAETGKIAAPAAAALAPDAKTADLDVLRTRLSDAVKTIKTSKIGQVSGGSALYELPWYIVIGNPAAGKSSAVLNSGLQFPFADKNSAVIHGIGGTRNCDWFFTTEGILLDTAGRYSVHEEDRSEWLGFLGLLKRYRPKAPINGIIVTASIAELTGNRPEFAINLAKNLRQRVQELTEKLEVFAPVYVMFTKADLITGFTEFFSSSDKHEYDRVWGATLPYEPDDKRDVVAQFDTHFEELYEGLKEISVAQLSLSRGNQLSPGQLSFPLEFSTIKPSLRAFLATLFENNPFQYKPIFRGFYFTSALQEGETSSTAAQRIAHRFGLDANALPKPHSAFSKNGFFLRDLFSKVIFADRQTVRQFASPTKTRLRYATFFGFVAALAIALGGWTWSTIGNQQLVSNVQADLDNVTRLQQGRNDLQSRLQAMDILEDRIEQLEQFRRDKPLSVSLGLYQGDRLEQHLLTEYYNGVRQILLAPVSQNLASFMKDVNAHPEQLVPMTRPPESGAVQAGALPVSTNAAGAAPLAGAALAASGAAPAAAQQQPAAPQGGLYSDASPTNVQDAYNALKTYLMLSDKRHVEQAHLTDQLARFWRGWLETNRGNMPRDEMIRSAERMISFYLARVNDDDWPMIDANLSLVDQTRENLRRVVRGMPARQRVYEEIKARASTRFAPMTIARIVGDGNQGLVAGSYAIPGTFTREAWFDYVQPAIRDAATKELQAKDWVLNTSTQDDLTLEGSPEQIQKTLVGMYKTEYAQHWQKFMQGIAVQGFSSFGQAVDGMNRLGDPQDSPIRKILETAYDQTSWDNPSLANVTIKKAQTGVVNWVKQLFSRSQAGQVAAANIDINGNPAEVPMGPIGQEFIGLARIVATHDGTSMLKGYMESLSKVRTRFNVIKNQGDPGPGARQLMQQTLDGNGSELADSLKLVDEQMLTGLTDSQRKSLRPLLVRPLMQAFAVVIQPASTEVNKVWNAQVYQPFQNSLATKYPFAASAKVEAGAGEIAQVFGPDGSIAKFVGTTLGPLAVRRGDTLAARTWGDMGIGLTPDFTNGFARWVAPLAGGAAGSAAASSEPQTVFQILPQPSTGTTEYTIAIDGQQLRYRNTPPQWTNFVWPNPSGSPGATLSATTFDGRTVQLVNEPGRYGLEKLINSAQRKRRPDGTFDLTWVQGSVNVSVTMRIISTSQPTGGGGDQPQQQSLRGLQLPSSVADASAGAAQNATQSGTGTPGAAPAIAAANATNAQGAQ; via the coding sequence ATGCAACGCATCCTCAACGTGCTGACTCATCCGCGTACGCTCTCGATTGTCGGGATCGTCGCGCTAGCGGCGATCCTCTTCATCGTCGCCGACATGCTGCAGCTGCCGCTCCTGTGGGCAGCGATCGCCTTCGCGGCGATCCTCGCGCTGTGGCTCGTCGTCGCGCTGTGGCGCCGCTGGCGCGTGAAGCGCGCAAACCAGCAGCTCGGCCAGATCCTGGAAGAACAGGCGGAAACCGGCAAGATCGCCGCACCGGCCGCCGCCGCGCTCGCGCCCGACGCGAAGACGGCCGACCTCGACGTGCTGCGCACGCGCCTGTCGGATGCGGTGAAGACGATCAAGACGTCGAAGATCGGCCAGGTCTCGGGCGGTTCCGCGCTGTACGAACTGCCGTGGTACATCGTGATCGGCAACCCGGCCGCGGGCAAGAGCAGCGCCGTGCTCAATTCCGGCCTGCAGTTCCCGTTCGCGGACAAGAACAGCGCGGTCATCCACGGCATCGGCGGTACGCGCAACTGCGACTGGTTCTTCACGACCGAAGGGATCCTGCTCGACACGGCCGGCCGCTATTCGGTGCACGAGGAAGATCGCAGCGAGTGGCTCGGCTTCCTCGGCCTGCTCAAGCGCTATCGTCCGAAGGCGCCGATCAACGGCATCATCGTCACCGCGAGCATCGCCGAACTCACCGGCAACCGCCCCGAATTCGCGATCAACCTCGCGAAAAACCTCCGCCAGCGCGTTCAGGAGCTGACGGAAAAGCTCGAGGTGTTCGCGCCGGTCTACGTGATGTTCACGAAGGCCGACCTGATCACCGGCTTCACCGAATTCTTCAGCAGCAGCGACAAGCACGAGTACGACCGCGTGTGGGGCGCCACCCTGCCCTACGAGCCCGACGACAAGCGCGACGTCGTCGCGCAGTTCGACACGCACTTCGAGGAACTCTACGAAGGGCTGAAGGAGATCAGCGTCGCGCAGCTGTCGCTGTCGCGCGGCAACCAGCTTTCGCCGGGCCAGTTGAGCTTCCCGCTTGAATTCTCGACGATCAAGCCGTCGCTGCGCGCGTTCCTCGCGACGCTGTTCGAGAACAACCCGTTCCAGTACAAGCCGATCTTCCGCGGCTTCTACTTCACGAGCGCGCTGCAGGAAGGCGAAACCAGCAGTACGGCCGCGCAGCGCATCGCGCACCGCTTCGGCCTCGACGCGAACGCGCTGCCGAAGCCGCACAGCGCGTTCTCGAAGAACGGCTTCTTCCTGCGCGACCTGTTCTCGAAGGTGATCTTCGCGGACCGCCAGACGGTGCGCCAGTTCGCCAGCCCGACCAAGACGCGGCTGCGCTACGCGACCTTCTTCGGCTTCGTCGCGGCGCTCGCGATCGCGCTCGGCGGCTGGACCTGGTCGACGATCGGCAACCAGCAGCTCGTCTCGAACGTGCAGGCCGACCTGGACAACGTCACGCGCCTGCAGCAGGGCCGCAACGACCTGCAGTCGCGCCTGCAGGCGATGGACATCCTGGAAGACCGGATCGAACAGCTCGAGCAGTTCCGCCGCGACAAGCCGCTGTCGGTGTCGCTCGGCCTGTACCAGGGCGACCGTCTCGAGCAGCACCTGTTGACCGAGTACTACAACGGCGTGCGCCAGATCCTGCTGGCCCCCGTGTCGCAGAACCTCGCGTCGTTCATGAAGGACGTGAACGCGCACCCCGAACAGCTCGTGCCGATGACGCGCCCGCCCGAGTCGGGCGCCGTGCAGGCCGGCGCGCTGCCGGTCTCGACGAACGCGGCAGGCGCCGCGCCGCTGGCCGGTGCCGCACTGGCCGCGTCCGGCGCCGCGCCGGCCGCCGCGCAACAACAGCCGGCGGCACCGCAGGGCGGCCTCTACAGCGATGCTTCGCCGACCAACGTGCAGGACGCGTACAACGCGCTCAAGACGTACCTGATGCTGTCCGACAAGCGTCACGTCGAGCAGGCGCACCTGACCGACCAGCTCGCGCGCTTCTGGCGCGGCTGGCTCGAGACGAATCGCGGCAACATGCCGCGCGACGAGATGATCCGCAGCGCGGAACGCATGATCTCGTTCTATCTCGCCCGCGTGAACGACGACGACTGGCCGATGATCGACGCGAACCTCTCGCTCGTCGACCAGACCCGCGAGAACCTGCGCCGCGTCGTGCGCGGGATGCCGGCCCGCCAGCGCGTCTACGAGGAAATCAAGGCTCGCGCGTCGACCCGTTTCGCGCCGATGACCATCGCGCGCATCGTCGGCGACGGCAACCAGGGGCTCGTGGCAGGCAGCTACGCGATTCCGGGCACGTTCACGCGCGAAGCGTGGTTCGACTACGTGCAGCCGGCGATCCGCGACGCAGCGACCAAGGAGCTGCAGGCGAAGGACTGGGTGCTGAACACGTCGACGCAGGACGACCTGACGCTCGAGGGCAGCCCCGAGCAGATCCAGAAGACGCTCGTCGGCATGTACAAGACCGAGTACGCGCAGCACTGGCAGAAGTTCATGCAGGGCATCGCGGTGCAGGGCTTCAGCAGCTTCGGCCAGGCCGTCGACGGGATGAACCGTCTCGGCGACCCGCAGGATTCGCCGATCCGCAAGATTCTCGAGACCGCGTATGACCAGACGTCGTGGGACAACCCGTCGCTCGCGAACGTGACGATCAAGAAGGCGCAGACGGGCGTCGTGAACTGGGTCAAGCAACTGTTCTCGCGCTCGCAGGCCGGCCAGGTGGCGGCCGCCAACATCGACATCAACGGCAATCCGGCCGAGGTGCCGATGGGTCCGATCGGCCAGGAGTTCATCGGGCTCGCGCGGATCGTCGCGACGCACGACGGCACGTCGATGCTGAAGGGCTACATGGAATCGCTGTCGAAGGTCCGGACGCGCTTCAACGTGATCAAGAACCAGGGCGACCCGGGCCCCGGCGCGCGCCAGCTGATGCAGCAGACGCTCGACGGCAACGGTTCGGAACTCGCTGATTCGCTGAAGCTCGTCGACGAGCAGATGCTGACAGGCCTCACCGATTCGCAACGCAAGTCGCTGCGTCCGCTGCTGGTGCGGCCGCTGATGCAGGCGTTCGCGGTCGTGATCCAGCCGGCCAGCACCGAGGTCAACAAGGTGTGGAACGCACAGGTCTATCAGCCGTTCCAGAACTCGCTCGCGACGAAGTACCCGTTCGCGGCGAGCGCGAAGGTCGAGGCCGGCGCCGGCGAGATCGCGCAGGTGTTCGGTCCGGACGGCTCGATCGCGAAGTTCGTCGGCACGACGCTCGGGCCGCTCGCGGTGCGCCGCGGCGACACGCTCGCCGCCCGCACGTGGGGCGACATGGGCATCGGGCTCACGCCGGACTTCACGAACGGCTTCGCGCGCTGGGTCGCACCGCTCGCGGGCGGCGCAGCAGGCAGCGCGGCCGCGTCGTCCGAGCCGCAGACCGTGTTCCAGATCCTGCCGCAGCCGAGCACGGGCACGACGGAATACACGATCGCGATCGACGGCCAGCAACTGCGCTACCGCAACACGCCGCCGCAGTGGACCAACTTCGTGTGGCCGAACCCGTCGGGCTCGCCGGGCGCGACGCTGTCCGCGACGACCTTCGACGGCCGCACGGTGCAGCTCGTCAACGAGCCGGGCCGCTACGGTCTCGAGAAGCTGATCAACTCGGCGCAACGCAAGCGCCGCCCGGACGGCACCTTCGACCTCACGTGGGTGCAGGGCAGCGTGAACGTGTCGGTGACGATGCGCATCATCAGCACGTCGCAACCGACAGGTGGTGGCGGCGACCAGCCGCAGCAACAGAGCCTGCGCGGCCTGCAGCTGCCGTCGTCGGTCGCCGACGCGAGCGCGGGCGCCGCGCAGAATGCGACGCAGTCCGGCACGGGCACGCCGGGCGCAGCGCCGGCCATCGCGGCCGCCAACGCAACGAATGCACAGGGGGCGCAATGA
- a CDS encoding type VI secretion system Vgr family protein, with product MNVTELAQAIRGGLIQQDRLLKTDIPSLPNNALIPRRAVTCSELGRDFSVELDLVSTASDVELKTLIAKPITLWIQQADKSYLPINGYIHTARRLGADGSLSGYQLTFASWMHFLKFRSDMRYWQDQSVDTILADVFDAHPQAKGQYQFALSKPLPSRSYCRQSETDWNFVHRLMEDEGLFGFWRHSEDGNAHTLVITDDLHAVDELSPKTVRFDHSGTGTETAGFTQWAASRTLQSTLHTTRTFDYKSPSSPGNPNGTTLPTKAGQGELPDQAEIYEYTGAYTYAGQDRGEHLSKIRLEEWESRAKRFFGVGGVRGIDAGRRFTLADHPEHDRDVAQDREFAALKVSRYIENNLPISDHEANFPHSLQGRLAQVKAGYGEAAAFEVGHDDGSAGFYLVEVEAQRAAVPYRSPFEHRKPAMQLETAIVVGPKGEEVYTDELNRIKVMFVWDRQSEGRENASCWVRVVQSDTGGGYGGVHIPRVGEEVMIGYIGGDCDRPIVMHRVYNGAAKPQWHSDGILSGFRSKEYAGSGHNEMVLDDATGQNRARLFSSNANSMLHLGYLIEQNGNTRGAYLGSGFDLRTDAYGAVRAAQGLYVTTHPKQANSQPLDVSEAQQQLANADGLLESMSQVSEMHQAGSLGDGHDALKQFTDATKNSVAGASSGGRTAGGGTGNANAFKEPVMLFASPAGIGMASQQSVHLASDRQTNIVSGESTFVVSGKSLIASVADKISFFVQNAGMKLFAAKGKVEVQAHMDDIELTAQKAVKVLSATESVEVAAKSEILLTSGGAYIRIKDGEIAIHAPGKIDLKGSVHSFAGPTQTNYPLPHLPINHLYDRPVWVVDDQGFSIPDRPIRVHLKNGKTVTGKTDHDGVAQLAISDQADILRIEILKKLSGKNI from the coding sequence ATGAACGTGACCGAACTGGCACAGGCGATTCGCGGTGGCCTGATTCAGCAGGATCGCCTGCTGAAGACAGACATCCCGTCGCTGCCGAACAATGCGCTGATACCGCGCCGCGCCGTGACCTGTTCCGAACTGGGGCGCGATTTCAGTGTCGAGCTGGACCTGGTCTCTACCGCGAGCGACGTCGAGCTCAAGACGCTGATCGCGAAGCCGATCACGTTGTGGATCCAGCAGGCGGACAAGTCGTATCTTCCGATCAACGGCTATATCCATACGGCGCGCCGGCTTGGTGCGGACGGCAGCTTGTCGGGCTACCAGTTGACCTTCGCATCGTGGATGCACTTTCTCAAGTTCCGCAGCGACATGCGGTACTGGCAGGACCAGAGCGTCGACACGATCCTGGCCGACGTGTTCGACGCGCATCCGCAGGCCAAGGGCCAGTACCAGTTCGCGTTGTCGAAGCCGCTGCCGTCGCGTTCGTATTGCCGCCAGAGCGAAACCGACTGGAACTTCGTGCATCGCCTGATGGAAGACGAAGGGTTATTTGGTTTCTGGCGGCACAGCGAAGACGGCAACGCGCACACGCTGGTCATTACCGACGACCTGCATGCGGTCGATGAACTGTCGCCGAAAACAGTCAGGTTCGACCATTCGGGAACGGGCACCGAGACTGCGGGTTTCACGCAATGGGCGGCATCGCGGACGTTGCAGAGCACGCTGCACACGACGCGTACCTTCGACTACAAGTCGCCGTCCTCGCCGGGCAATCCGAACGGCACGACGTTGCCGACGAAGGCCGGCCAGGGGGAGCTGCCGGACCAGGCAGAAATCTACGAATACACCGGTGCGTATACGTATGCGGGCCAGGATCGCGGCGAACATCTGTCGAAGATCCGTCTTGAGGAGTGGGAGTCGCGCGCGAAGCGTTTCTTCGGCGTGGGCGGCGTGCGCGGGATCGACGCCGGGCGGCGCTTCACGCTGGCGGATCACCCCGAGCACGACCGCGATGTGGCGCAAGACCGGGAATTCGCGGCATTGAAGGTGTCGCGGTACATCGAGAACAACCTGCCGATCTCGGACCACGAAGCGAATTTCCCGCACAGCCTGCAGGGCCGGCTGGCACAGGTGAAAGCCGGTTATGGCGAAGCGGCTGCATTCGAAGTCGGTCATGACGACGGTTCGGCCGGGTTCTATCTCGTCGAAGTCGAAGCGCAACGCGCGGCCGTGCCGTATCGCAGCCCGTTCGAGCACCGGAAGCCTGCGATGCAACTCGAAACGGCCATCGTCGTCGGGCCGAAGGGCGAGGAGGTCTATACGGACGAACTGAACCGGATCAAGGTCATGTTCGTCTGGGACCGGCAGAGCGAGGGGCGCGAAAACGCGTCGTGCTGGGTGCGCGTCGTGCAGTCGGATACCGGCGGCGGTTACGGCGGTGTCCATATTCCGCGGGTCGGCGAGGAAGTGATGATCGGCTACATCGGCGGGGACTGTGACCGGCCGATCGTGATGCATCGTGTCTACAACGGGGCCGCCAAGCCGCAGTGGCATAGCGACGGAATCCTGTCGGGCTTCCGGTCGAAGGAGTATGCGGGATCGGGTCACAACGAGATGGTGCTCGACGACGCGACCGGGCAGAACCGGGCGCGCCTGTTCAGCAGCAACGCGAATTCAATGCTTCATCTCGGTTATCTGATCGAGCAGAACGGCAACACGCGCGGCGCGTATCTCGGCTCGGGGTTCGACTTGCGGACGGATGCTTACGGCGCCGTGCGTGCGGCGCAAGGGCTGTACGTGACGACGCATCCGAAGCAGGCGAACAGCCAGCCGCTCGACGTGAGCGAAGCGCAGCAGCAGCTTGCCAATGCCGACGGGCTGCTCGAATCGATGTCGCAGGTCAGTGAAATGCATCAGGCAGGAAGTCTCGGCGATGGTCACGATGCGTTGAAGCAATTCACCGATGCCACGAAGAACAGCGTGGCGGGCGCGTCGTCAGGCGGCAGGACAGCGGGCGGAGGGACGGGCAACGCGAATGCGTTCAAGGAGCCGGTGATGCTGTTCGCGAGCCCGGCGGGGATCGGGATGGCGTCGCAGCAGTCGGTGCACCTGGCGAGCGACCGGCAGACCAATATCGTCAGTGGCGAAAGCACGTTCGTTGTCAGCGGAAAGTCTTTGATCGCAAGCGTTGCTGACAAAATCAGCTTTTTTGTGCAGAACGCGGGGATGAAGTTGTTCGCCGCGAAGGGAAAGGTTGAGGTGCAGGCGCACATGGACGACATCGAACTAACGGCGCAGAAGGCTGTGAAGGTGTTGTCGGCAACTGAGAGCGTCGAGGTGGCGGCCAAAAGCGAAATCCTGCTGACGTCGGGCGGCGCCTATATCCGGATCAAGGATGGTGAAATCGCAATTCACGCGCCGGGGAAGATCGATTTAAAAGGGAGCGTCCACAGTTTTGCGGGGCCGACTCAGACAAACTACCCTCTTCCGCATCTTCCTATTAATCATCTCTATGATCGACCAGTCTGGGTCGTGGATGATCAGGGTTTCTCCATTCCTGATAGACCAATCCGAGTCCATCTCAAGAACGGTAAGACAGTCACGGGCAAGACGGACCATGACGGCGTTGCGCAACTCGCAATCAGCGATCAGGCAGATATTCTTCGCATCGAGATTTTGAAGAAACTGAGCGGGAAGAACATATGA